A section of the Desulfuromonas thiophila genome encodes:
- a CDS encoding PAS domain-containing sensor histidine kinase, giving the protein MNDQRSDNSENNDLERLNKTRDQYAFLFNFAPVGYFTFNRNGEINFVNVTGANLLSHARHELVGRRFEHFIDDKDRLKFSHFIKTVFNRHEKKTCRLDLASFLPTPLSVRIEALANSSCDEIHAVLIDITEKKRAEQALYESEYNLAKAQAMTHVGSWSYDPITTEVRASAELLRILRLKPEQVTQEMFAAVVHPDDHDMVIERLHNTIEHGKAYEIEHRLLFSDGEQKWVYTIVEPAVNNAGKVLKLYGSTQDITQRKKSEVELRNKTNELLAIFDSIGDGIIVYDNNARIQHHNLISPQLFPEKVFPGAPCNNIFHLQENRSPQDCPVEKALQGERVDTSLIINLNNSQQRARYIDVTATPIRDSMGEQNRALVFLRDVSTKRLQEMHLIQAEKMSSVGMLATGVAHEINNPLTSVAGCAEALLRRFREAPELLEFAQLEQFPHYLEIILRESYRCKGIIDHLLSFGSMSDGLRRKVDINLALKEVIELLKYQDKYQQIQVSTDLLTELPRVEGDPSALRQVFMNLLVNAHQAIKGRGDIFVSTRKQNSRHVQIVIRDTGDGMEQNILDRIWEPFFTTKEAGKGLGLGLALTYNIVKDHKGEITIESSPGQGSVFTLLLPISADNANPTTAKARY; this is encoded by the coding sequence CAACAAAACGCGGGACCAGTACGCTTTTTTGTTCAATTTTGCACCGGTGGGTTATTTCACCTTCAACCGTAATGGTGAAATCAATTTTGTTAACGTTACTGGAGCCAATCTGCTGAGTCATGCACGACATGAACTGGTCGGACGGCGCTTTGAGCATTTCATTGACGACAAAGACAGACTGAAATTCTCCCACTTCATCAAAACGGTCTTCAACCGCCATGAGAAAAAAACCTGCCGCCTTGATCTGGCCTCGTTTCTTCCCACCCCTCTATCCGTCCGCATTGAAGCCCTGGCCAATTCATCGTGTGACGAAATCCATGCGGTACTGATCGACATCACCGAAAAAAAACGCGCGGAACAGGCCCTATACGAAAGCGAGTACAATCTGGCGAAAGCTCAGGCCATGACCCATGTCGGCTCCTGGAGCTATGATCCGATAACAACGGAAGTCAGAGCATCAGCAGAACTTCTCCGTATTCTGCGGCTCAAACCAGAACAAGTTACCCAGGAAATGTTTGCCGCTGTTGTTCATCCTGACGATCACGACATGGTGATCGAACGTCTGCATAACACCATTGAGCATGGAAAAGCTTACGAGATTGAGCATCGCCTGTTATTCAGCGACGGAGAACAGAAGTGGGTCTACACCATTGTTGAGCCGGCAGTCAACAATGCCGGGAAAGTGTTGAAACTCTACGGTTCAACGCAGGACATCACCCAGAGAAAAAAATCGGAAGTCGAATTACGCAACAAAACCAACGAGTTGCTGGCAATTTTCGATTCTATTGGTGACGGCATCATTGTCTATGACAACAACGCCAGAATCCAACACCATAACCTTATCAGTCCCCAATTGTTCCCAGAAAAGGTTTTTCCAGGAGCACCCTGCAACAACATCTTTCATCTGCAGGAGAACCGCAGTCCGCAAGACTGCCCCGTGGAAAAAGCACTTCAAGGCGAGCGAGTCGACACCTCATTGATCATCAACCTCAACAACAGCCAACAGCGAGCCCGCTACATCGATGTAACAGCAACCCCCATCAGGGATTCCATGGGCGAACAAAACAGGGCGTTGGTCTTTCTGCGCGATGTGTCGACCAAGCGGCTTCAGGAAATGCACCTCATTCAGGCCGAAAAAATGTCGAGTGTTGGCATGCTGGCCACAGGAGTCGCTCATGAAATCAACAACCCCCTGACCTCAGTTGCCGGCTGTGCCGAAGCCCTGCTGCGCCGTTTTCGTGAAGCACCAGAATTGCTTGAGTTCGCCCAGCTAGAGCAATTTCCTCATTATCTTGAAATCATTCTTCGCGAGTCCTACCGCTGCAAAGGCATTATCGACCATCTTCTGAGTTTTGGCAGCATGTCCGATGGCCTGCGTCGCAAGGTCGATATCAATCTGGCGCTGAAAGAAGTCATCGAACTACTCAAATACCAGGATAAATACCAACAGATCCAGGTCAGCACGGATCTGTTGACCGAACTGCCCAGAGTCGAAGGGGACCCCTCGGCTCTGCGCCAGGTTTTCATGAACCTTCTGGTCAACGCACATCAAGCCATCAAGGGTCGGGGAGATATTTTTGTAAGCACCCGCAAGCAAAACAGCAGGCACGTCCAGATTGTCATCCGCGATACAGGCGACGGTATGGAACAAAACATTCTGGATCGGATTTGGGAGCCGTTTTTTACGACAAAAGAAGCAGGAAAGGGGCTAGGCCTTGGTCTGGCCCTAACCTACAACATCGTAAAAGACCACAAAGGTGAGATTACAATTGAAAGCTCCCCCGGCCAGGGCTCAGTCTTTACCCTCCTCCTTCCGATTTCTGCCGATAACGCCAATCCAACAACAGCAAAAGCACGATACTGA